A single genomic interval of Helianthus annuus cultivar XRQ/B chromosome 13, HanXRQr2.0-SUNRISE, whole genome shotgun sequence harbors:
- the LOC110899499 gene encoding putative disease resistance RPP13-like protein 1, with protein MAESAASALLNVIFQKLTDDAFKKYARSQNIHSELKELGITLSQIQALLNDASHKETTYESVRLWLNSLQHLAYDIDDVLDDVATEAMHRELTQESEASTSMVRKLIPTCCTKFSLSHRLSPKLYSITTQLQHLEKQKSDLGLVVKDEKRKSTSRRNETSLLESDVVGREAEREMLIKKLLQDEPSKENFIIVPIVGLGGVGKTTLARILYNDTRVKDHFQLMAWVCVSDEFDIFKISETIFHSMATEYKQFKDINQLQIALREQLKDKSFLLVLDDVWNQNYDDWENLVRPLYSGAHGSRVIMTTRQQQLLKKLGFNHLNHLESLSHEDALSVFALHALGVDNFDSYATLKPQAEGIVKKCGGLPLALKAIGRLLRTKTEGEEWDDVLNSEIWNLENADEIVPALRLSYHDLSADLKRLFAYCSLFPKDFMFDKEELILLWIAEGFLNESTANKSLERLGHEYFEKLLSRSFFQPAPNGESFFVMHDLMNDLATFVAAEYFLRFDHQIDIVEQASAKYRHMSFIREDYVAFQKFEAFQRARSLRTLLAVFVGVEQSWKEFYISNKILVDLLPQLPLLRVLSLRRFNISEVPDSICSLKHLRYLNLSETRISKLPENVGNLYNLQTLIVFGCDGLTTLPKSFLNLKKLRHFDIRNTPFLEKLPLGIGELRNLQTLTKIIVGGNGDFAITELKGLKDLHGEISIEGLNKVQSSMHAREANLSLKGINKLELKWDDGSGRETLEKEVLNELKPHVGKLKMLAVECYKGMEFPNWVGDPSFHQLVHVSLRGCRKCTSLPPLGQLPSLKELLIEDLDEVKVIGLELPRTTDVTFPSLEILRFKAMSSWEVWSTNSEVMFPCLRELQIKKCPNLIDVSLEALPSLRVLIIDGCCESVLRSLVQAASSTTKLEIRSILGLTDAVWRGVVENFGALEELSIQSCHEIRYMWESDAEASKILVNLKELKVYKCKSLVSLGEKEEDADNIGSKSNPLSSLRVLDIQSCESMERLCCPNSIERLNISWCSSVRHVSFPRATATGGGGQNLKSLTIMAHHVHMETINNTSMPMLKVIYINGWQNLKSITQLSNSTHLTSLTIHNCQSMESFSDLQLLNLTSLYITSCESIESLSNLQLPNLTHLNIAGCKNIKAFRDLQLPNLISWRIEDCENLESFPDHQLSNLAMLKDLTIRKCPMIDASFPRGLWPPKLVTLKVGELKKPISEWGYQNFPASLIDLWLYNEPRVRNFSQLSDLFPSSLTRLCIQEFDKLESVSTGLQHLTSLQHLVIWTCPKMMHLPETLLPSLLSLRIYDSHKLNQRCNGKDSHYWPLISHIPYIDIED; from the coding sequence ATGGCCGAAAGTGCTGCTTCTGCCCTCCTCAATGTCATTTTTCAGAAGCTAACCGACGACGCCTTCAAGAAATATGCTCGCTCTCAGAATATTCACTCGGAGCTCAAGGAATTGGGGATCACATTGTCCCAGATCCAAGCTCTGCTTAATGATGCTTCTCACAAGGAAACAACTTATGAATCTGTCAGATTATGGCTGAATAGTCTCCAACATTTGGCTTATGATATCGATGACGTACTAGATGATGTGGCTACCGAAGCTATGCATCGTGAGCTGACCCAGGAATCAGAAGCAAGCACCAGCATGGTAAGAAAGCTCATCCCAACTTGCTGCACAAAGTTCTCACTAAGTCATAGGTTGAGTCCCAAGTTATATAGTATTACCACCCAGTTACAACATCTAGAAAAACAAAAGTCTGATTTGGGTTTAGTTGTGAAAGATGAAAAGCGGAAAAGCACAAGTAGAAGAAACGAAACATCTTTGCTAGAATCTGATGTTGTTGGACGAGAGGCTGAGAGAGAGATGTTGATCAAGAAGTTGTTACAAGATGAGCCATCTAAAGAAAATTTTATTATCGTACCCATAGTTGGTTTGGGTGGGGTGGGCAAGACCACTCTGGCTAGAATATTGTACAACGATACACGCGTGAAGGATCACTTTCAACTCATGGCATGGGTTTGTGTATCTGATGAGTTTGATATATTTAAAATAAGTGAAACCATCTTTCACTCAATGGCAACAGAATACAAACAGTTTAAAGATATAAATCAGCTTCAGATTGCTCTTAGAGAGCAACTAAAGGACAAAAGTTTTTTATTAGTACTCGATGATGTGTGGAATCAAAACTATGATGATTGGGAAAACCTAGTACGCCCGCTTTATTCAGGGGCTCATGGAAGTAGGGTAATCATGACAACTCGCCAGCAGCAACTGCTTAAAAAGCTAGGTTTTAATCATCTAAACCATCTCGAGAGTTTGTCGCATGAAGATGCTTTGTCTGTATTCGCTCTACATGCATTGGGTGTAGATAACTTTGACTCATATGCAACACTTAAACCACAAGCTGAAGGTATTGTAAAAAAATGTGGTGGTTTGCCTTTAGCTTTAAAGGCAATTGGAAGGTTACTAAGGACAAAAACCGAAGGAGAAGAATGGGATGACGTGCTGAACAGTGAAATATGGAATTTAGAAAATGCTGATGAAATTGTTCCGGCCCTTAGGCTCAGCTACCATGATCTTTCTGCTGATTTGAAGCGCTTGTTTGCATACTGCTCTTTGTTCCCAAAGGACTTTATGTTTGACAAGGAGGAGTTGATATTATTATGGATAGCTGAAGGGTTTCTAAACGAGTCAACTGCAAACAAGTCACTAGAACGCCTGGGCCATGAATATTTTGAGAAATTGCTATCAAGGTCCTTTTTTCAACCCGCACCAAATGGTGAATCTTTTTTTGTGATGCATGATCTCATGAACGACTTGGCCACATTTGTTGCTGCAGAATATTTTTTAAGGTTTGACCATCAGATAGACATAGTGGAGCAAGCTTCAGCCAAGTATCGACATATGTCATTTATTCGCGAGGACTATGTAGCTTTCCAGAAGTTTGAGGCATTTCAAAGAGCAAGAAGTTTGAGAACACTATTAGCTGTATTTGTTGGGGTAGAACAAAGCTGGAAGGAGTTTTATATATCCAATAAAATTTTGGTTGACTTACTTCCTCAGTTACCACTGTTAAGGGTTCTTTCTTTGAGGCGTTTTAACATAAGTGAAGTACCAGATTCCATTTGTAGTTTGAAACACTTACGGTATCTTAATTTGTCTGAAACAAGAATCTCAAAATTACCAGAGAATGTTGGTAATCTTTATAATTTACAAACATTGATAGTTTTTGGTTGCGATGGCTTGACTACGTTGCCTAAAAGCTTCTTAAACCTAAAAAAGTTAAGGCATTTTGACATCAGAAACACTCCGTTTTTAGAGAAGCTACCCTTGGGGATTGGTGAGTTAAGAAACCTTCAAACTCTCACCAAGATTATCGTTGGAGGAAATGGTGACTTTGCAATAACCGAGCTTAAGGGATTAAAGGATCTCCATGGGGAAATTTCCATCGAGGGGTTGAACAAAGTGCAAAGCTCCATGCATGCACGAGAGGCAAACTTATCTTTAAAAGGGATTAATAAGTTGGAGTTGAAATGGGATGATGGTTCCGGAAGGGAAACACTTGAGAAGGAGGTTCTGAATGAGTTAAAGCCCCATGTTGGTAAGTTGAAAATGCTTGCAGTTGAGTGCTATAAGGGAATGGAGTTTCCAAATTGGGTTGGGGATCCGTCTTTTCATCAATTGGTTCATGTGTCGCTACGCGGTTGTCGAAAATGTACATCTCTACCGCCACTTGGGCAGCTACCTTCGCTTAAGGAGTTGTTGATTGAAGACCTGGATGAGGTTAAAGTCATAGGTTTGGAGTTACCTCGGACTACTGATGTTACCTTCCCttcacttgaaattctaaggtttAAAGCTATGTCGAGTTGGGAGGTATGGTCAACCAATAGCGAGGTAATGTTTCCATGCCTTCGAGAGCTTCAAATAAAAAAATGTCCCAATTTGATTGACGTCTCACTTGAAGCATTACCTTCATTAAGAGTTTTAATAATAGATGGATGTTGTGAAAGTGTGTTAAGAAGTCTCGTTCAAGCAGCTTCATCAACCACTAAATTGGAAATAAGATCGATTTTAGGACTTACGGATGCGGTGTGGAGAGGTGTTGTAGAAAATTTTGGGGCACTAGAAGAACTAAGCATACAAAGTTGTCATGAAATAAGATACATGTGGGAATCAGATGCAGAGGCAAGTAAAATTCTAGTAAATTTAAAGGAATTGAAGGTATATAAATGTAAAAGTTTGGTGAGTTTAGGAGAGAAAGAGGAGGATGCGGACAACATTGGGAGCAAGAGCAACCCCCTTTCGTCTCTTAGGGTGTTGGATATACAGTCATGTGAGAGTATGGAGCGTTTGTGTTGTCCAAATAGCATTGAGAGGTTAAACATCAGTTGGTGTAGTTCAGTTAGACATGTGTCCTTCCCAAGAGCAACAGCAACAGGTGGAGGAGGGCAGAATCTCAAGTCACTTACTATAATGGCTCATCACGTGCACATGGAAACAATCAACAACACAAGCATGCCAATGCTTAAAGTTATATACATAAATGGCTGGCAAAATTTGAAATCAATAACTCAGCTGAGTAATTCCACTCATCTCACTTCTTTGACCATACACAACTGTCAAAGCATGGAATCATTTTCTGATCTTCAGCTATTAAATCTCACCTCGTTGTATATAACAAGCTGTGAAAGCATAGAGTCACTTTCTAACCTCCAGCTGCCAAATCTCACACATCTAAACATAGCAGGTTGCAAAAACATCAAGGCATTTCGTGACCTGCAGCTACCAAATCTAATCAGTTGGAGGATAGAAGATTGTGAAAATCTGGAGTCATTTCCTGACCACCAGCTATCAAATCTCGCCATGTTAAAAGATCTAACAATCAGAAAGTGTCCAATGATTGATGCTTCGTTTCCTCGTGGGCTTTGGCCTCCCAAATTGGTTACCCTTAAAGTAGGGGAGTTGAAAAAGCCTATCTCAGAATggggctatcagaattttccagcTTCCCTCATTGACCTATGGTTATATAATGAACCCCGTGTGAGGAATTTTAGTCAATTGTCTGACCTTTTCCCTTCTTCTCTTACTCGACTTTGCATACAAGAATTTGATAAACTGGAATCAGTTTCAACGGGACTCCAACACCTTACATCCCTTCAACATCTCGTCATTTGGACATGCCCTAAGATGATGCATCTACCAGAGACATTGTTACCTTCCCTTTTGAGTTTGAGAATATATGATAGCCATAAATTGAACCAAAGGTGTAATGGAAAAGACTCCCACTATTGGCCCCTCATCTCTCATATCCCCTACATCGACATAGAAGACTAG
- the LOC110901830 gene encoding long chain acyl-CoA synthetase 4: protein MASVKQGLGGRVHIILSGGAPLAPHVEAYLKVVTCSHVLQGYGLTETCGGSFVSMPNEMDMLGTVGPPIPNLDARLVSVPEMNYDALSSKPQGKVCIRGDVLFSGYHKREDLTKEVLVDDWFHTGDIGEWQPDGSMKIIDRKKNIFKLSQGEYVAVEYLENVYGLVPDIDAVWIYGNSFESCLVGVVNPYKPAIEHYAGTHNISGDFDSLCENPKIKEYILGELNRIGKEKKLKSFESVKTVHLDPVPFDLERDLLTPTF, encoded by the exons ATGGCATCT GTTAAGCAGGGGCTTGGAGGGCGAGTGCACATTATTCTATCTGGTGGTGCTCCACTAGCTCCACATGTAGAAGCTTACCTGAAAGTAGTCACATGCTCACATGTCCTTCAAGGATAtg GCCTGACAGAAACCTGTGGTGGATCATTTGTCTCGATGCCAAACGAAATGGATATGTTGGGTACAGTGGGCCCACCGATCCCAAATTTGGATGCCCGTTTGGTGTCTGTTCCCGAGATGAATTATGATGCACTTTCAAGCAAACCGCAAGGGAAAGTATGTATACGAGGGGACGTTCTATTTTCAGGTTACCACAAGCGTGAGGATCTTACAAAAGAAGTTTTAGTCGATGATTGGTTCCATACAG GCGATATTGGTGAGTGGCAACCAGACGGTAGCATGAAAATTATTGACCGCAAGAAAAACATTTTCAAGCTCTCTCAAGGAGAATATGTGGCTGTTGAATATCTAGAGAATGTTTATGGACTTGTTCCCGACATTGATGCG GTGTGGATATATGGGAACAGCTTTGAGTCTTGTCTTGTTGGTGTTGTGAACCCGTATAAACCAGCGATAGAACATTATGCAGGAACTCATAATATTTCTGGGGATTTTGATTCCTTATGTGAAAACCCCAAGATTAAAGAATACATACTGGGAGAGCTCAATAGAATAGGAAAAGAGAAAAag TTAAAAAGTTTTGAATCCGTTAAAACTGTTCATCTTGACCCGGTCCCTTTCGACTTGGAACGTGACCTTCTAACCCCAACGTTTTGA
- the LOC118485370 gene encoding endoglucanase 6-like, translating into MGLVLHHRGSSIVSVKVDLSFVSCRGGYATWFNRKASDPNLLTGAIVGGPDAYDNFADHRDNYEQTEPPTYNNAPLLGILARLHGGHGGYNQLLPVEVHVAKPIAAQPKPNPVKETPFAAPVVIEQKPTTSWVANGKTYYRYSAIVTNKSGKTIKNLNLSVSKLYGLLWVLTKSPSGSYGFPTWVSSLPADKSMEFVYIHAASPAQVSLSSYTLA; encoded by the exons ATGGGGCTGGTCCTTCATCACAGAGGTTCATCGATTGTTTCGGTTAAGGTTGACCTGTCGTTTGTTAGCTGTAGAGGTGGTTATGCAACATGGTTCAATAGAAAAGCGAGTGACCCGAATCTTTTGACTGGTGCCATTGTTGGTGGGCCTGACGCTTATGACAATTTTGCTGACCATAGAGACAATTATGAGCAGACCGAGCCTCCTACCTATAACAATGCACCGCTTCTTGGTATTTTGGCTAGACTACATGGTGGTCATGGTGGTTACAACCAACTGCTTCCGG TTGAAGTTCATGTTGCTAAGCCTATTGCCGCTCAACCAAAGCCTAATCCGGTTAAAGAAACTCCATTTGCAG CTCCGGTTGTCATTGAACAAAAGCCGACAACTTCATGGGTAGCAAATGGGAAAACATACTACAGATACTCAGCTATAGTGACCAACAAATCAGGGAAGACGATCAAGAACCTTAACCTATCCGTCTCCAAACTCTACGGTCTTCTATGGGTTCTAACCAAGAGCCCAAGTGGTTCATACGGCTTCCCAACATGGGTTAGCTCATTACCAGCTGACAAAAGCATGGAGTTTGTTTACATCCATGCGGCTTCACCCGCACAAGTTTCACTCTCAAGCTACACATTGGCGTAA
- the LOC110901829 gene encoding uncharacterized protein LOC110901829, with protein sequence MQGLGTTAESRSGAAKKHAEEVAAGGTAAGPPVIGEKRRPEQKAAGGVEPKRRRLVTKRSAPTQKKPAVVVEPQDEDFSIFDAPESPPRATGAGATEVPSTPPVKVVPESTVQKEGSAENAAAQIFDTVDSSNNLISPNEGDDLSVRFTATGKQHSDAEPQKTGAESRQHDAGPQKSSVDKGTSSSAGGAGYDGPPIQPGESELEYYYRTYSQDRSTLYHRPPWTVLQGDDIANDPAACREILGGLGTPFEVDRARAAPRELRINQLSTMLVGTSIVANAMLEDYKVLSRREEEAVRLRAEAEKLVRAARAGAEQLEKDKAAFEKQKQTSEWAATVQLKQVRTLAKLLADERKRWEEISSNERKKWNESWAKQNNLLFHTRQELANAKAANVALGNEKAAAEAASAKALQAKDEALKALEEAKEAGARAAKALEEANVERLRLDQVVTSLQADVQAREVAVTDLTARVSAAEGRADSAVEAKDALVSSLNQLEADREWMRSCGISRIVEAIMNAPETAAGLNLVRDRARDAGFKAGYNRCIGHLNVITKGSHTDERSGFRGVDTESRLKAAEASFYDTSLACIQELDSCLDAADYVDRLRMLYPDVEEDDAAGNARDDAGTSGTK encoded by the exons atgcag ggtttgggtacaaCCGCGGAGTCACGCTCTGGTGCTGCGAAGAAGCATGCAGAAGAGGTGGCTGCGGGAGGGACAGCTGCGGGTCCCCCTGTGATTGGTGAGAAGAGGaggccagagcagaaagctgctggtggtgttgaACCCAAACGTCGGAGACTAGTAACGAAAAGGTCTGCTCCGACGCAGAAAAAACCTGCGGTTGTCGTTG AGcctcaagatgaagatttttctatcttcgatgCTCCGGAGTCCCCCCCGCGTGCCACGGGTGCGGGTGCAACGGAGGTGCCGTCGACACCTCCCGTCAAGGTGGTACCTGAGTCAACCGTGCAGAAGGAGGGTAGCGCAGAGAATGCTGCGGCCCAGATATTTGATACTGTCGactcgtccaacaatctgatctctcccaatgagggagacGATTTGAGTGTGCGGTTCACTGCTACTGGGAAGCAACATTCTGATGCTGAACCGCAAAAAACTGGCGCTGAAtcgcggcagcatgatgctgggCCGCAGAAGTCTTCGGTTGATAAGGGTACCagctcgtctgccggtggtgcggggtatgacgggcctccaattcagcctggggagtctgaattggagtattactaccgcacctacTCCCAGGATCGCAGTACGCTGTAccatcgacccccctggactgtattgcagggggatgatattgctAACGACCCTGCGGCCTGCAGGGAGATCTTGGGCGGTCTGGGGACCCCCTTTGAAGTTGATCGGGCTCGTGCCGCACCGCGggagctgcgtataaaccagctctcgaccatgttggtagggacttccattgtggcgaatgccatgtTGGAAGACTATAAAGTTCTGAGCCGCCGTGAAGAAGAGGCTGTCCGCCTGCGGGCAGAGGCGGAAAAGCTGGTCCgagctgctcgtgcgggtgcagaGCAGCTGGAAAAAGataaagctgcttttgagaagcagaagcagacctctgagtgggctgccactgtccaattgaaacaggttcgtacccttgctaaactccTTGCTGATGAGCGTAAGCGTTGGGAGGAAATTTCATCCaacgagcgcaagaagtggaacgaatcttgggctaagcagaacaaTCTTCTGTTTCATACTCGGCAGGAGCTAGCAAACGCCAAGGCGGCAAATGTTGCCTTGGGCAATGAAAAAGCTGCGGCTGAGGCCGCGTCGGCtaaagcgctgcaggcgaaggacgaggccctgaaggcgcttgaagaggccaaagaggcCGGGGCTCGTGCTGCGAAGGCCCTTGAGGAGGCAAACGTGGAGCGCCTCCGTTTAGACCAAGTCGTTACCAGCTTGCAG GCTGATGTTCaagcccgggaggtcgcggttacagatcttactgcccgcgtgtctgctGCGGAGGGACGTGCTGACTCCGCTGtggaggccaaggatgccttggtgtcttCCCTTAATCAGttggaggctgaccgtgagtggatgcggtcATGCGGTATTTCGCGC ATTGTCGAGGCTAttatgaatgcccctgagactgCCGCTGGTTTGAATCTGGTCCGGGATCGCGCTCGGGATGCCGGTTTTAAGGCAGGGTACAACCGCTGCATTGGTCATCTGAACGTGATTACCAAGGGTAGTCATACGGATGAGCGATCGGGGTTCCGTGGCGTGGATACCGAGTCGCGCCTGAAAGCAGCCGAGGCCTCCTTCTATGACACGTCCCTTGCCTGTATACAGGAATTGGACAGTTGTTTGGATGCCGCGGACTATGtagaccgcttgcggatgctgtATCCGGATGTGGAAGAGGACGACGCTGCTGGTAACGCTAGAGATGATGCGGGgaccagtggtacaaaatag
- the LOC110899501 gene encoding pentatricopeptide repeat-containing protein At1g12300, mitochondrial-like: MKDEKISPDTQTFSILVDAFCKEGKVKEAEAVIDIMVERGEVQTSKRGKLDIAKALFHDLALKGVQPSARTFNIMISGLCGEGQLKEAEDMFLKMDESGFPPDTVTCNVFLQGYIKNQHYDDVGMLLHEMDGRGYSLDASTLSLLIHQIAAGSLDRTSKLSVWYFYSLSVEKYPDNPMLGTREFVNGKHGAYKWLTYKQVYDKVIHVGNAIRSCGVEPEGRCGIYGANCAEWVISMEACYAHGLYCVPLYDTLAFADEKKICEL; encoded by the exons ATGAAGGATGAAAAGATCTCACCTGATACTCAAACCTTTAGCATATTAGTTGATGCATTTTGCAAGGAAGGTAAGGTGAAAGAAGCGGAGGCTGTTATAGACATCATGGTTGAGAGAGGTGAG GTACAAACAAGCAAACGTGGGAAGCTTGATATAGCGAAGGCTCTTTTCCATGACCTAGCTTTAAAAGGTGTGCAACCTAGTGCGCGAACATTTAACATAATGATTAGTGGCCTCTGTGGAGAAGGTCAGCTAAAGGAAGCAGAGGACATGTTTCTTAAAATGGATGAGAGTGGCTTCCCACCAGATACTGTTACTTGCAATGTTTTTCTCCAAGGATATATTAAAAACCAGCATTATGATGATGTAGGGATGCTTTTACATGAAATGGATGGAAGAGGTTACTCACTTGATGCTTCTACTTTATCGTTGTTAATACATCAAATTGCAGCTGGTTCATTAGACAGAA CTTCCAAATTGTCTGTTTGGTACTTTTACAGCTTGTCAGTCGAGAAATACCCCGATAACCCAATGCTTGGTACCCGTGAATTCGTGAATGGAAAG CATGGAGCATACAAATGGTTGACTTACAAACAAGTATATGACAAGGTGATACACGTTGGAAATGCTATCCGTTCATGTGGCGTCGAGCCT GAGGGACGGTGTGGGATTTATGGTGCCAATTGTGCAGAATGGGTTATAAGCATGGAG GCATGTTATGCTCATGGGTTGTATTGTGTACCTTTATATGATACCTTAG CTTTTGCAGACGAGAAAAAGATCTGCGAG TTGTAA